The Pseudomonas bijieensis DNA window CGCCGCAGATAGCGGGCCGTGTCGCTCAGTTGGGAATGACTCATGAGGGTGTCCTTTTCCGGGGGCGGCGCAGCGCTCACGACATACGCACTGCTATTGGGCGCCAGGTATAAGACATTCCCCTCACAGAGACAACAAGCGACCGGAGCGCTTCGCCCGCTCACCGCCGCTTGCGTGAAGCCAGCCGGATCCAGGTGGGCGCGTGGTCGCTGGGGTGGGGTTGGTTACGGACCCAGGCGTCCACGCCGGCCTCGCTCAGGTAGGCGCTGGCCGTCGGGTTGAGCAGCAGGTGATCGATGCGCAGTCCGGAGTTTTTCTGCCAGTGCTGGCGGAAATAATCCCAGAAGGTGTAGATCCGCTCGTCCGGATAGAGGTGGCGCAACGAATCGGTCCAGCCCTGGTCCAGCAGCCGCTGGTAGCACGCGCGGCTTTCAGGCTGCAACAGCGCATCCTTGAGCCAGGAGCGCGGGTTGTAGATGTCCATGTCGGTGGGCACCACATTGTAGTCACCGGCCAGCACCACGGGATGATCACTGGCCTGCAATCCTTGGGCATAGTCGATCAGCCGTTCGAACCACGCCAGCTTGTAGTCGAACTTCGGACCCGGTTGCGGGTTGCCGTTGGGCAGGTAAAGGCAGCCCACCAGCACACCATGGACCGCCGCCTCCAGATAGCGACTGTGGCTGTCGTCATCCCCGCCGGGCAGTCCTCGGCGGCTCTCCAGCGGCTGCGCGTCACGGGCCAGGATCGCGACACCGTTCCAGGACGCCTGCCCGTGCCAGATCGCTCCATACCCCACCGACTCCAACTCCGCCGCCGGGAAATCCTTGTCCACGGCCTTGAGCTCCTGCAAACAGACGATGTCAGGGCTCTCCCGCTCCAGCCATTCCAGCAGGTTGGGCAGCCGGGCACGGATGCCATTGATGTTGAAGGTCGCGATCCGAAGGTTTTTCATAGGTCCAGAATCCGAAATGCCAAGTCACAGTTGTGACCGACAACCGGACGCAGTGGTTGCACAGGTCTTCAGGAACCCGCGCCCCATCATCGAGATTCCAACCGATCTCAACGATCCGAGCGCGCCAGCGTATCGAGCCCACCTTCCGTCGATAGCACCGCCACGCGGTTGCGGCCGCTGTGCTTGGCCTGGTAAAGCGCCGCATCGGCCCGCTGGATGAAGATTTCGATGCTGTCCAGGCTGCTGGGGACAAAGGCATAGCAGCCCAGGCTTACCGTGAGGTAGCCGGTCGGGGAGCCGGAATGGGTGATGTGCCTGTCGATGACGCTGCGGCGAATCTGCTCGGCCAACGCCATGGCCCCCGAGAGATTGGTGTCGGGCAACAGCACCGCAAACTCTTCGCCACCATAACGTACCGCCAGATCGGCCTTGCGATGGCAACTGCTCTTGAGCACCTTGGCCACTTCCGCCAGGCAAT harbors:
- the xth gene encoding exodeoxyribonuclease III → MKNLRIATFNINGIRARLPNLLEWLERESPDIVCLQELKAVDKDFPAAELESVGYGAIWHGQASWNGVAILARDAQPLESRRGLPGGDDDSHSRYLEAAVHGVLVGCLYLPNGNPQPGPKFDYKLAWFERLIDYAQGLQASDHPVVLAGDYNVVPTDMDIYNPRSWLKDALLQPESRACYQRLLDQGWTDSLRHLYPDERIYTFWDYFRQHWQKNSGLRIDHLLLNPTASAYLSEAGVDAWVRNQPHPSDHAPTWIRLASRKRR